The Salvelinus namaycush isolate Seneca chromosome 26, SaNama_1.0, whole genome shotgun sequence genomic sequence tactatgttacgtctagtctatgagaccggGCTGGGATTCCAACAACCGCAAATCCCAGAACACCGAAATCTCTAATCCTCAGCCTCTCTGAACTAAGAACGTTTATGTCAGGAATTTTGGGGCATTATCCTTTCGATGGGAATATTGGCCTAAGTGTAAAAGGATTCAAAATGTCTATGTTTGCGTCCCAAATtccaccctatttcctacatagtgcactactttgaccagaaccctatggtacaatagtgcactatatagggtatagggtaacGTTTGGTGCCTTTTGTGTACAGGGGCTAAAGGTTTATGAGCGAGATAATGGTGAAAATGAGATACCTGTAAACAGCTTGTGACTACAGCTATCCCCATTACCCAAACACAACACTAAAGCACTGTCaactgtactgaacaaaaatataaaatgcaacatgtaaagtgtagtTCCCAtttttcataagctgaaataaaagatcccagaaatgttccatacacacaaaaagattctctctctcaaattctgtgcacaaatttgcttacatcccagttagtgagcatttctcctttgccaaggtaatccatccacctgacaggtgtggcatatcaagaaactgattaaacagcgtgagcattacataggtgcaccttgtgctaggtgcaccttgtgctggggacaataaaaggccactctaaaatgtacaattttgtcacacaacacaaaaccacagatgtctcaagttttcagcgagcgtgcaactggcatgctgactgcaagaatgtccaccagagctgttgccagagaatttaatgttaattgctctaccataagctgcctccaaagttgtttagagaatttggcggtacgtccaaccggcctcacaaccgcagaccacgtgtaaggACCTCCACGTCTGGCTTCTTCACCGGACATGTGGGTTTCATGCTACTCATCCGCCGCCTGTTTCATACTactcatcacctcatgtttcagcatgataatgcatggatccatgtcacaaggatctgtacgccaatatccagcaacttctctcagccattgaagaggagtggaacaacaatCAACAGCCTGTGTCGTGagccaaatggtggtcacaccaggtaTGGGAGTGCTTTTCTGATCCagaaaaggtatctgtgaccaacatttacaaatctgtattcccagtcatgtgaaatccattgattagggcctaatcaattgatttcaattgactgactttgactgtgtgtgtgtgtgtgtgtgtgtgtgtgtgtgtgtgtgtgtgtgtgtgtgtgtgtgtgtgtgtgtgtgtgtgtgtgtgtgtgtgtgtgtgtgtgttctcacctcCTAGCGTGACGTTTCCATGTAGAAAGCGACCCTGGTAGATGAGCCTCAGGATGTTAGGACTGCTGACCTGTTCCTCCTCCCAGTCTGTAGAGAGATGAagaccactatcaccaccactatcatcaacaacaacattatcatcagcagaaggagagacagatagagagaaggaAGACAGAGAAATGGGTCTGGAGGACAGCATATGTCCAAACACACCCACACCTAACAAACCATGCAAGTTAAcatgtttaggtgtgtgtgtgtgtgtgtgtgtgtgtgtgtgtgtgtgtgtgtgtgtgtgtgtgtgtgtgtgtgtgtgtgtgtgtgtgtgtgtgtgtgtgtgtgtgtgtgtgtgtgtgtgtgtgtgtgtgtgtatatatatacgaTCCAGGGTCTGTGAGGGGTTCTGGCTCAATGTCTTTATACTCATTAGGGTGTAACATGTCCCCATCATTCCCACCAGAGTTCCTCCATCTTCCCTGTATTACTTCTTATACTGCATGAAgtatcatacagtgcattcaggaagcattcagacccttttttcccacattttgtcacgttacagccttattctaaagtggattacattgttttttcccccctcaacaacctacacacaatgacccataatgacatcacaataacccataatgacatcacaataacccataatgacatcacaataacccataatgacaaagcaacaacaggtttttataaagtttattattaaaaataaaaatgtcacatttacataagtattcagactctttactcagtactttgttgaagcatctttggcagcgattacagccttgagttgtcgtgggtatgacgctacgagcttggcacacctgtatttggggagtttctcccattcctctatgcagatcctctcaagctctgtcagattggatggagagcatcgctgcatagctattttcaggtctctccagagatttgtgatcgggttcaagtccgggctctggctgggccacccatggacattcagagacttgtcccaaaggcactcctgctttgtcttggctgtgtgcttagggtcgttgtcctgtttgaaggtgaacattcacctcagtctgaggtcctgagcaggtttcatcaaggatctctctgtactttgcattGTTCATATTTCGTTCGATTCTgacagtctcccagtccctgccgctgaaaaacaaccacagcatgatgctgccaccaccatgcttaaccgtagggatggtttcctccagatgtgacgcttggcattcaggtaaaagtgttcaatcttggtttcatcggactagagaatcttgtttctcatggtctgagagtctttaggtgccttttggcaaaatccaagcgggctgtcatgtgccttttactgaagagtggcttccgtctggccattctaccgtaaaggcctgattggtgaagtgctgcagagatgggagaaacttccagaaggacaactatttccacagagaaactctggagctctgtcagagtgaccatcaggttctcgatcaccttcctgaccaaggcccttttcccccgaatgctcagtttggccgggcagccagctcttggaagagtcttggtggttccaaacttcttccatttaagaatgatggcggctactgtgttcttggggaccttcaatgctgcagaagtgttttggtatccaaatcatatccaatcaattgaatttaccacaggtggactccaataaagttctagaaacatctcaaggatgattaatggaaacaggatgcacctgagccaatttcgagtatcatagcaaagggtttgaatacttatgtaaataaggtattttggttttttattttttatacatttgctaaactttcttcaaacctgttttcactttgtcattatggggtattgtgcgttgATTGATAAGGATTTTATTTATTGAATACATTTGATAATAATgatgtaaagtaacaaaatgtggaaaaagtcaaggggtctgaatactttccaaatgcaccagTAGTGGCCGGTGTCACTTTAAATCacatgacaggctcattgtaatggctggaattgaaTAATATCAtcctccaccagcctccactgatatgtATGCATTTGGTGTCACTCACCCATTGGCCAGTTGTAATGTGTGTCTGTGAGGTGTCACTCACCCATTGGCCAGTTATCGTAGACGTGTTTTGCGATGTCTGCGGCCGAGTCATTGGGAGAAAACAGGAACTCTTTCGTCTTCCCACTGACCAGGATGAGACGCAGGTTAATCTGAAACACacaaggggagaggaggagattagAAGCTGATAGACACATAACAAAAAACAAGACAcagtgtcagaagtgggatggcgCCCATGAGACCATCAGAGAGGCCATGGGGAAAAGCTCTATCAAAGGAAGGGGATAGTGtagcgaccttaacccaacacctagcaaccGCGTCAAAAGGTTTGCATATAGTTAGGGAAAAAGAGAAGAGGGGTAAGGATGATCGCTGGAAAAAAATTCTTAGAGCATATTTTGTTCAAAGCCTTCCCTTTAATGTGTGTAtgaacacatcacacacacacacactggtgatgCACGGGTGGTTATATCCGTGGGGCAggcgggtttagggtcatgaaatattgtgtggatgaatgTCAGGAAGCAGGCTGGTTGAACAAAGAGAAAACTACGCATAAAAAATCCATACGTGTATAATTCTCCTGCAATTCAGTCAAACTGGTGGTCGTtgttcccagccaccgtgcttctacatctgcattactTACTCTTTCGGGTTTTAGgccgggtttctgtacagcactttgtgaccatctgctgatgtaaaaagggctttataaatacatttgattgattgagttGTGGGGAAAAAAGGCTATTTTCCATCTACCTaaaaactcatggacaatatggacagaGATATAAAACAATTTCCAttgaacattttatttaaaaaaaaaacatttacttgaagaacagtgcagatgcaaagtttggtaagaGAATGACGGAGCCAGCAGCACAAACACAAGTAAATGTGTTATTGTAAAGAAATGTCCCTCTTTCACTTTCTTTTCTGTCTTAAGTGCACCTTAAATTACAGTGATATTCCTACACCCCAAATGATATTGGCGACCAGTTGCAGTGGTTGATGCCTTAATGGTGCAGATGATGCTTGGTTTTAGTAGATAACATGTGTCCTCTCTGTTTGGCCAAAAATATGACCTTGCTGGATAACTTGGATGCACGAATATCCCCTTTATGTCCATGTTTTCTTCATCCACAGCATCCGCAATTCTAATCCAGTACTCATCATCATAGCAGCAAAGTAGAAAAATCAAAGGCTCGCACAATCACCATTGTATGCTCATCCATAGG encodes the following:
- the LOC120021580 gene encoding ubiquitin-like protein 3, encoding MTGSTPADMINLRLILVSGKTKEFLFSPNDSAADIAKHVYDNWPMDWEEEQVSSPNILRLIYQGRFLHGNVTLGALKLPLGKTTVMHLVARETLPEPNSQGQRNREKTGESNCCVIL